One window from the genome of Salisaeta longa DSM 21114 encodes:
- a CDS encoding S41 family peptidase, with protein sequence MKRLSKYYILPAIALVLLGAVLGVQMESYLSDDDAYKYLKKLEQAFIIINRKYVEPVPSKQMAASGIEGMLNELDPHSSYIPAEEVKALRQSYQGSFGGIGIMFEMVRDTARVITPIAGGPSERLGIQSGDRIVQIEDSTAVGLSSTGIQKRLKGPIGSDVEMTVLRPSTENTIEFTIEREKIPLYSINSSYMVDATTGYIKIDRFAMTTHKEFMEKMQALRDQGMERLLLDLRGNPGGIMRSAVEIADEMLGAGMTIVATRGREDSMDRRYRASPGGAIEDMPVIALVNEGSASASEILAGALQDHDRALLVGQRTFGKALVQKQFELSDGSLLQMTVGRYYTPVGRLIQTPYNDGDMKDYYKEKFASYDEATFHPAEYRESIPDSLAYTTDHGRTVFGGGGILPDVVVQPDTASLERFVASTSLDFAFVREWFPENELALRETWGERETAFLNTYEVPAPVLNDFWTFAKENGLKLTADSSKADASEGVFLASKVEVSEAYVSARLKGYIGRQLFGSHLTYRIFNKVNPTFQKAITLWPRAEKLSTYHTAAAMPQR encoded by the coding sequence ATGAAGCGTCTCAGCAAGTACTACATCCTTCCGGCCATCGCACTCGTGCTCCTCGGTGCGGTGCTTGGGGTACAGATGGAGAGTTACCTCTCCGACGATGATGCCTACAAATACCTCAAGAAGCTGGAGCAAGCATTCATCATCATCAACCGGAAGTACGTCGAACCGGTCCCGTCAAAGCAAATGGCGGCTTCGGGCATTGAAGGGATGCTCAACGAGCTCGACCCGCACTCCAGCTACATTCCGGCCGAAGAGGTGAAGGCGCTACGGCAAAGCTACCAGGGATCGTTTGGCGGCATCGGCATCATGTTCGAGATGGTGCGCGACACGGCGCGCGTCATTACGCCCATCGCCGGCGGGCCCAGCGAACGCCTCGGCATTCAGTCGGGCGATCGCATCGTTCAGATTGAAGACTCAACGGCCGTGGGGCTCTCGTCCACCGGCATCCAAAAGCGCTTGAAAGGGCCTATCGGGAGCGACGTAGAGATGACCGTGCTGCGCCCGAGCACCGAAAACACGATTGAGTTTACCATTGAGCGGGAAAAGATTCCGCTGTATTCGATCAACTCGTCGTACATGGTTGATGCTACCACCGGTTACATCAAGATTGACCGGTTTGCGATGACCACGCATAAGGAGTTCATGGAGAAGATGCAGGCGCTGCGAGACCAGGGCATGGAGCGCCTGCTGCTCGACCTGCGCGGCAACCCGGGCGGCATCATGCGGTCGGCGGTCGAAATTGCCGACGAAATGCTGGGGGCCGGCATGACGATTGTCGCTACGCGGGGCCGCGAAGATAGCATGGACCGGAGGTACCGCGCGAGCCCCGGCGGCGCCATTGAAGATATGCCCGTCATTGCGCTGGTGAATGAGGGCTCGGCATCGGCAAGTGAAATCCTGGCCGGGGCGCTGCAAGATCACGACCGGGCCCTGCTGGTGGGCCAGCGTACCTTTGGCAAAGCGCTGGTACAGAAGCAGTTCGAACTGTCGGACGGTAGCTTGCTGCAAATGACGGTGGGCCGGTACTACACGCCGGTGGGTCGTCTCATCCAGACGCCGTACAATGACGGCGATATGAAAGATTACTACAAGGAGAAGTTTGCCTCGTACGACGAGGCAACGTTCCACCCGGCCGAGTACCGCGAGAGCATCCCCGACTCGCTGGCCTACACCACCGATCACGGCCGTACGGTGTTTGGCGGTGGCGGCATCTTGCCTGACGTGGTGGTGCAGCCCGATACTGCATCGCTGGAGCGCTTCGTTGCCTCTACGAGTCTCGACTTTGCCTTTGTGCGTGAGTGGTTCCCCGAAAACGAGTTGGCGCTCCGCGAGACGTGGGGCGAGCGCGAAACGGCGTTCCTGAACACGTACGAAGTCCCGGCGCCCGTTTTGAACGACTTCTGGACGTTTGCAAAAGAGAACGGCCTGAAGCTCACGGCCGACTCGTCGAAGGCGGATGCCAGCGAGGGCGTCTTTTTGGCCTCGAAGGTGGAGGTGAGCGAGGCGTACGTGTCGGCCCGGCTGAAGGGCTACATTGGCCGTCAGCTCTTTGGAAGCCACCTTACCTATCGCATCTTTAACAAGGTGAATCCCACCTTCCAGAAAGCCATAACGCTGTGGCCGCGTGCCGAGAAGTTGTCTACCTACCACACGGCGGCGGCGATGCCACAACGCTGA